The sequence TATGGGACAGAAAGTTCATCCATACGGCTTTAGGGTCGGATACAACAAGGACTGGCACTCGCATTGGTTCGCCAAAAAGGAGTTTGCCGAATTCCTCGCCGAGGACCTAGAACTCAAGCGCGAGCTTAAGAAGAAGTTCGCGGGCGGCGGCGTTTCGCACATCGACATCGAGCGTGCGGCCACACGGCTAAAGATCCTGATCTACACGGCTCGTCCGGGTATCATCATCGGCCGCAAAGGGGCCGAGATCGAAAAGCTTCGCGAGGACCTGACCCGCAAAACGGGCCGCGAGGTGATGATCTCGATCCTCGAAATTCGTCACCCTGAACTGAATGCTCAGCTTCAGGCCGAAAAGATCGCACAGCAGCTTGAGAAGCGAATCGCTTTTCGTCGTGCGATGAAAAAGACGATGGAGGAATCGCAGCGTTTTGGTGCACAGGGCATCAAGGTGATGATCGCCGGCCGGCTGAACGGTGCTGAAATTGCCCGAACTGAATGGTCGCTGCAGGGCCGCCTGCCGCTGCACACGCTGCGCGCGGACATTGATTTTGGCTTTGCTGAGGCGTTGACGACATTTGGGATCATCGGCGTCAAGGTTTGGATCTATCGCGGTGAGATCCTCGATCCGAACGCTTCGATGGCACGCGGGACGACGACCGATCCGATGAACGAGGTCAAGGTCGATCGCGGCGCGATGCGTGATCGCCGACCGCGGCGGGATGATCGTCGGTAACGGAATTTGTTTTCATTAGTAATTGCTAATTTGCAAATTAATAATTATTAATTCGGAAGATTGGGATTAGAAAGTTATGTTAATGCCAAAAAAGGTCAAGCACCGCCGGGTGATGAAAGGCCGCATGCGTGGAAAGGCCACGCGTGGCGAGAAGCTCAGCTTTGGTGATTTTGGCTTGAAAGCAATGGACGCAGGCTGGATCACGGACCGCCAGATCGAGGCGGCTCGTATCGCGATGACGCGCCACGTCAAACGCGGCGGCAAGATCTGGATCAGGATGTTTCCGGACAAGCCGATCACGAAGAAACCGGCCGAAACGCGTATGGGTTCGGGTAAAGGTGCACCGGATCACTGGGTGGCGGTTGTTAAGCCCGGTCGTGTTCTGTACGAGATCCAGGGCGTTAACGAGGCTCTTGCGCGTGAGGCCATGCAGCTAGCTGCGCAGAAGCTCCCGATCAAGACGAAATTCGTCACCCGTGCCGACCTCGAAGGAGGCGTAGTTTAGAAATGAAACGCAAAGAACAGCTCGACCAACTCGGCGACATGAGCGTTACGGAATTGAAGGATCAGGCGGATGCGTTGAAAGAATCGCTCTTTCGGCTCAAGTTTCGTCGCACGCTGGGCGTGGGCGATGTACTCAAGGACATTCGCCGCGAGAAGAAAACGCTCGCACGGGTTTACACTCTGTTGAACAAAAAAGAGGCTGACGCTAAGACCGCCGAGGCCTAGGGCAAAAG is a genomic window of Chloracidobacterium sp. containing:
- the rpsC gene encoding 30S ribosomal protein S3 → MGQKVHPYGFRVGYNKDWHSHWFAKKEFAEFLAEDLELKRELKKKFAGGGVSHIDIERAATRLKILIYTARPGIIIGRKGAEIEKLREDLTRKTGREVMISILEIRHPELNAQLQAEKIAQQLEKRIAFRRAMKKTMEESQRFGAQGIKVMIAGRLNGAEIARTEWSLQGRLPLHTLRADIDFGFAEALTTFGIIGVKVWIYRGEILDPNASMARGTTTDPMNEVKVDRGAMRDRRPRRDDRR
- the rplP gene encoding 50S ribosomal protein L16 gives rise to the protein MLMPKKVKHRRVMKGRMRGKATRGEKLSFGDFGLKAMDAGWITDRQIEAARIAMTRHVKRGGKIWIRMFPDKPITKKPAETRMGSGKGAPDHWVAVVKPGRVLYEIQGVNEALAREAMQLAAQKLPIKTKFVTRADLEGGVV
- the rpmC gene encoding 50S ribosomal protein L29; translation: MKRKEQLDQLGDMSVTELKDQADALKESLFRLKFRRTLGVGDVLKDIRREKKTLARVYTLLNKKEADAKTAEA